ACGTCCTCCGTTCTTCATAATCCGCATAGAACGCATCGAATACCTCGCCTGTGGCAAGTGTCGCGGCGACAGGGAGATAGCCGCCTGTCAACCCTTTGCCGACGACCATCAAATCCGGCGAAACACTCTCCAGATCGCAGGCAAACATCGCGCCAGTACGGCCAAATCCGGTCGCCACCTCATCGGCGATCAGCAGCACACCGTATTTGCGGCACAACGACGCGATCCGGCTCAAGCAGCCTGGCGGCATCACAATAATACCGCTTGCACCCTGTACGATCGGCTCGACAATTAAAGCGGCAATTTCATCCGCGCGCGTTTCAAGAAGGGTGCGAAGCGCCGCAAGCGTCGACTCCATCGCACCCGCCGGGCCGCCGGGATGGCGATATGTAAGCGGGTAAGGCACGATATGCGCCGGGAATAGCATTGGACGGAAAATCTCATGGTAAAGCGGAATCGCGCCGACGCTCACCGCTCCGATCGTATCGCCATGGTACGCATCCTTCATCGTGATGAAGGACGTTTTGCCGCTCCTGCCCCGGTTATGCCAATATTGGAAAGCCATTTTGAGCGCAATCTCCACGCCGGTAGCGCCCGAGTCCGAGAAAAATACCTTCGTAAGCCCTTGCGGGGCAATCTCCGCCAGCTTCGCAGCCAGTTCAATCGCCGGAACATTGGCCATTCCAAGCAGCGTCGAATGCGCCACCCGTCCCAGTTGC
This is a stretch of genomic DNA from Paenibacillus sp. sptzw28. It encodes these proteins:
- the bioA gene encoding adenosylmethionine--8-amino-7-oxononanoate transaminase — its product is MNKAHLWHPFTQMKDYNGSDPLIIERGEGIMLYDVQGRAYYDGFSSVWLNVHGHNVPELNRAITEQLGRVAHSTLLGMANVPAIELAAKLAEIAPQGLTKVFFSDSGATGVEIALKMAFQYWHNRGRSGKTSFITMKDAYHGDTIGAVSVGAIPLYHEIFRPMLFPAHIVPYPLTYRHPGGPAGAMESTLAALRTLLETRADEIAALIVEPIVQGASGIIVMPPGCLSRIASLCRKYGVLLIADEVATGFGRTGAMFACDLESVSPDLMVVGKGLTGGYLPVAATLATGEVFDAFYADYEERRTFFHGHSFTGNPLGCAVALASLRLMEERGMVEGVRAKADLVARKLAPLAEYPHVGDVRQQGLMVGIELVRDKATHEPYDWEQRIGVLVSLRARELGMLTRPLGNVVVFIPPLASTEAELGAMTDILAAAIRDVTEGGWRS